A region of the Helicobacter pylori NQ4053 genome:
ATCGGCGAAAAAGCTTCAGCAGAAAACGCCTTAAATCAAGCGATCAATAACGCAAAAAATTCATTATTCCCCGAACAAAACACAAAAGCCATAAGAGATGCACAAAACGCCTTAAATGCAGTGAAAGATTCAAACAAAATCGCTAGCCGATTCGCAGGAAATGGCGGATCGGGCGGTCTCTTTAATGAACTCAGCTTGGGGTATAAATATTTTTTGGGTAAAAAAAGGATTATAGGGTTTAGGCACTCTCTTTTTTTCGGTTACCAACTTGGTGGCGTTGGTTCTGTTCCTGGTAGCGGTTTAATCGTTTTTTTACCCTATGGTTTCAATACGGATTTGCTCATTAATTGGACTAACGATAAGCGAGCGTCCCAAAAATATGTTGAACGAAGGGTAAAAGGGCTTTCTATATTTTACAAAGATATGACCGGCAGAACGCTAGACGCTAATACATTAAAAAAAGCATCAAGGCACGTATTTAGAAAATCTTCAGGGCTTGCGATTGGCATGGAACTAGGGGGTAGCACTTGGTTTGCAAGTAACAATCTCACCCCTTTCAATCAAGTCAAGAGCCACACGATTTTTCAGTTGCAAGGAAAATTTGGCGTTCGTTGGAATAATGATGAATACGATATTGATCGCTATGGTGATGAAATATATCTTGGGGGTTCTAGCGTTGAATTAGGGGTTAAAGTGCCAGCCTTTAAAGTCAATTACTATAGCGATAATTATGGGGATAAATTGGATTATAAAAGAGTGGTGAGCGTTTATCTTAACTATACATATAATTTTAAAAATTAAAACATGCTTTTTATCGCTCTTTGATTGCTTGTCTTAAACATGCTTTTGAGTATTTTTACCAACGCTTTATTGAAACAAAGCCTTAGCTTGAAACTCTTCATAGCCTTTTCTTCTCAATTGGCATGCCGGGCATTCATCGCAGCCATAGCCATAAGCATGCAAAATTTTTCGCTCTCCTTGATAGCAGGTGTGCGTTTCTTTGATAACTAAATCCAAGACGCCCAAATCTTTAGCCATTTGAAATTCTTGGGCTTTATTCAAAAACATTAAAGGCGTTACGATTTTAATCGCTGTGTTTGATCCTAAATTTAGGGCATGCTCGATGCTTTTAATAAAATCTTCTTTACAATCCGGATAGCCGCTAAAATCCGCTTGCGAAACCCCTAAAGCGATGTTACTAGCCCCTATTTTTTGCGCGTAAGAATGCAAAAGGGTGATAAAAATAGCGTTACGATTAGGCACAAAAGAGTTGGGTAAATCTTTATTTTGCGCGTGCGAATGCCCCATTAAATCGTTAGAGTTTTTAAAAAGCGCAGAGC
Encoded here:
- the queC gene encoding 7-cyano-7-deazaguanine synthase QueC, producing MEQEICVIGFSGGQDSTTLAVWAKKRFKKVCLVGFDYAQKHSVELECAQKIASLLQLPYEIIPLDFLENITRSALFKNSNDLMGHSHAQNKDLPNSFVPNRNAIFITLLHSYAQKIGASNIALGVSQADFSGYPDCKEDFIKSIEHALNLGSNTAIKIVTPLMFLNKAQEFQMAKDLGVLDLVIKETHTCYQGERKILHAYGYGCDECPACQLRRKGYEEFQAKALFQ